A region from the Hydra vulgaris chromosome 10, alternate assembly HydraT2T_AEP genome encodes:
- the LOC105849387 gene encoding coiled-coil domain-containing protein 18 isoform X3, whose protein sequence is MDHSWFPNNSCQLDRAWLLEENNQFLSMHKTLKTMNDNLLRIKKLIDIFSDYRNEIEQRILSSTCKTSECQQISLGLNWVNLMKRKVLDIFFFLKYATSMANATNAHSDKTFNANEDSDVKDNNLSEMQVESAWKLLLSLIFLCLEERNTNKEEFFKSILGALQNTVSAKEEKFLNLSIPSSNSSKKCDIEANVKALADEIKNMIDEVSINFLENASELFIVSDLMPKEYCFLKNAFETDQSTLAQTDSTGVFQNEKQPKKSTLFIQDFLSNQVKSNIANFRKLTVTLENEIDYAYKTVIKVSNENVDLKELLKERDEQLNVSSAQILILTHERDSINKKFAQVENQHNVTLEELNTLHSRFKSVSCDRQSLLEDNLKLKGRKNEENNFYNSLDEENIKLQNMLKKIQTELHQAYNNLYDQTEKTNSISTELGNLESKHESLQREMTTLRNEFQNQKQETKMRIKENEEMKIVIQCKEHEQVTLRKTVQSNEVLKKDFEDQIFHHMYENQKLKRDLMAIKQQENYLKEDLNKCLEKIECITNKKLHFKRRVEHLEEKLESLQILHGKTIAKNNESENIVKCMIFNFKTLFYMYSKNQKEILKLLKANRKESDPFLEIDNNLFGLLSENIDAEPEQLTNFLTSTTHKFELYFDATLQHIVKSDNERKTYINFVSHLAKILNCKEEILLNVNKGEVPKHQFSYQDESVVGRKKSDCFDLHSESLNIVKNLNKLLVKVENVKNSNCSKKKLSKIFGVIKMLSKKVYKYKTLSVTLKKKLNRFHKDFLLLLKVSDLSLIKPLITALIHQTSDRKKDCFSTGLLSYSSIFLKYVNELKTVLCKLIVACDIAIRKRNNDIDTTSNTEKEVYPELLFEEINIIEKSIEKLYSLTNHHKRISKFQLANSLSEQMLSNADKESENHLTTLVFKKHTHIVNSNDVQSNEHLLKVSESNTDYDLKNIYSQLPSCRVAPKDMYSELHPGFTKLKCIIEEKSYLWHIDSVLQTLEDLSLTLYGLENELFLTDDDKSFFKKYFKKVQACISEARYELLFLRQHFDEMEKGGFATLQETYLKKTLNKLDNLIIQENNPDTNVVGFYIYDGKDQQYKNDVLNNTANDSIRSNNYKDIDVSLKRSCNGYLLKCSDESTNHIDLDPITDCDSGISHSNNGSQTTTSRVARTIRTQEATEIIKSVNRPTRYFDETRIHSPLRSPRSDKNKNGNNFEPFVSNHTQNEELVNSVSISPRVSRTQTLTAEHNNNIGEKNCYEMQRIRGRREIMLEINKSDKKLNKEHKNEKMLNESKLLENTREQKYPFWNKKLQGGSFIVKGSPKQEIRETSSTFPKRSVKKSNVTNLVNTGTFFDDFPEDEQVSPFLNNFYVAKKKKNKFLNFYRK, encoded by the exons ATGGATCATAGCTGGTTTCCCAACAACAGTTGTCAACTCGACCGAGCGTGGTTACTTGAAGaaaataatcagtttttatCTATGCACAAAACACTGAAAACGATGAATGATAATTTACTGAGAATTAAAAAACTGATAGACATTTTTAGTGACTACAGGAATGAAATAG agcAGAGGATCTTATCAAGCACATGCAAAACTTCAGAATGTCAACAGATATCTTTGGGTCTAAATTGggtaaatttaatgaaaagaaaagttttagacatttttttttttttaaagtatgctACAAGTATGGCTAACGCAACCAATGCACACTCAGATAAAACGTTTAATGCTAATGAAGATAGTGATGTAAAAGATAATAATCTCTCTGAAATGCAAGTTGAGTCTGCCTGGAAACTATTGCTCTCTCTTATATTCCTTTGTTTAGAAGAACGCAACACAAACAAAGAAGAGTTTTTTAA AAGCATTTTGGGTGCTTTACAGAACACTGTTTCTGCAAAGGAAGAGAAGTTTTTGAACTTATCAATACCTTCTAgcaattcttcaaaaaaatgtgACATTGAAGCTAACGTCAAAGCATTagctgatgaaataaaaaatatgatcgATGAAGTTAGCATCAACTTTTTGGAAAATGCTAGTGAACTTTTCATAGTATCTGATTTGATGCCAAAAGAATATTGCTTTTTGAAAAACGCATTTGAAACAGATCAATCCACATTAGCACAAACGGACTCAACAGgtgtttttcaaaatgaaaagcAACCCAAGAAAAGTACActttttattcaagattttttatccAATCAAGTAAAAAGCAATATAGCAAACTTTCGTAAGTTGACTGTAACTCTGGAAAATGAAATTGATTATGCTTATAAGACAGTAATTAAAGTATCCAATGAAAATGTAGATTTAAAGGAACTTTTAAAAGAACGCGACGAGCAGCTCAACGTCTCCTCGGCTCAAATTCTTATATTAACGCACGAAAGAGattcaataaacaaaaagtttgcacAGGTTGAAAATCAACACAACGTAACTCTTGAGGAGCTAAACACGTTGCACAGCCGTTTCAAGTCAGTTTCTTGTGATCGGCAGTCTCTTTTAGAAGATAACCTTAAACTAAAAggaagaaaaaatgaagaaaacaacttttataacagtttagatgaagaaaatattaagttacaaaacatgctaaaaaaaattcaaactgaGTTACACCAGGCTTATAACAATCTCTACGatcaaacagaaaaaacaaattctaTATCAACAGAATTAGGCAACCTTGAAAGTAAACACGAGTCTCTTCAACGCGAAATGACAACTTTAAGAAACgagtttcaaaatcaaaaacaagaAACGAAAATGAGAATAAAGGAAAACGAAGAAATGAAAATTGTAATACAATGTAAAGAACACGAGCAAGTAACTTTAAGAAAAACTGTTCAATCAAACGAGGTTCTTAAAAAGGATTTTGAAGATCAAATCTTTCATCATATGTACgaaaatcaaaaacttaaaagagaCCTAATGGCAATAAAACAACAGgaaaattatttgaaagaaGATTTGAATAAATGTCTTGAAAAAATTGAGTGTATAACTAACAAGAAACTACATTTTAAAAGACGCGTAGAGCACTTAGAAGAAAAACTTGAAAGTTTACAAATACTACATGGTAAAACGATTGCAAAAAACAATGAGTCTGAAAATATAGTTAAAtgtatgatttttaattttaaaacattattttatatgtattcaaaaaaccaaaaagaaatacttaaacttttaaaagcaaaCAGAAAAGAGAGCGATCCGTTTCTAGAAATTGACAATAATTTATTTGGTTTGTTGTCGGAAAACATCGACGCTGAACCAGAACAACTGACAAACTTTTTAACATCGACTACACATAAGTTTGAGCTTTATTTTGATGCGACGTTGCAACATATTGTTAAAAGTGATAATGAAAGGaagacttatataaattttgtaagtcATTTAGCAAAAATACTTAATTGCAAAGAAGAGATTCTACTTAATGTTAACAAAG GAGAAGTGCCAAAGCATCAATTTTCGTATCAAGATGAATCCGTAGTTGGTAGAAAAAAGAGCGACTGTTTTGACTTGCATTCTGAGTCGCTAAATATTGTTAAGAACCTCAATAAACTTTTGGTTAAAGTTGAAAATGTAAAGAATAGTAACtgttcaaagaaaaaactaagtaaaatatttgGAGTTATTAAAATGCTTAGTAAAAaggtttacaaatataaaaccTTATCAGTAACtcttaaaaagaaacttaacAGGTTTCATAAagactttttgttgttgttaaaagttAGTGATCTAAGTTTGATCAAACCTCTGATTACTGCATTAATACATCAGACATCAGATCGTAAAAAAGATTGCTTCAGTACCGGTCTTCTTAGTTATTCGtctatattcttaaaatatgtCAACGAGTTGAAAACTGTATTGTGTAAGCTAATTGTTGCATGTGACATTGCAATTAGGAAACGCAATAACGATATCGATACTACTTCAAATACCGAAAAAGAAGTTTATCCAGaacttttatttgaagaaattaatattattgaaaaatccATAGAAAAACTATACTCTCTCACTAACCACCATAAACGTATTTCTAAGTTTCAATTAGCAAATAGTTTAAGTGAACAAATGTTAAGCAATGCCGATAAAGAAAGTGAAAACCACTTGACAACgctggtttttaaaaaacatacacATATAGTTAACAGTAATGACGTGCAATCAAATGAGCACCTTTTAAAAGTTTCTGAAAGCAACAcagattatgatttaaaaaatatatattctcaaTTACCGAGTTGTCGAGTAGCACCAAAAGATATGTATTCAGAACTACACCCAGGTTTTACAAAACTGAAATGCATTATTGAAGAAAAATCGTATCTTTGGCATATTGATAGTGTATTACAAACATTAGAAGATCTTTCGCTTACGCTATACGGTTTAGAGAACGAACTGTTTTTAACAGATGACGATAAAagcttctttaaaaaatatttcaaaaaagttcaagCTTGTATAAGCGAAGCTAGGTATGAGCTACTTTTTTTACGTCAACATTTTGATGAAATGGAAAAAGGTGGCTTTGCAACTCTacaagaaacttatttaaaaaagactttaaataaACTAGATAATCTCATAATACAAGAAAACAACCCGGATACAAATGTCGTAGGATTTTACATTTATGACGGTAAAGATCAGCAATATAAAAACGATGTTCTAAACAACACGGCAAATGATTCTATCAGATCTAACAACTATAAAGATATAGACGTTTCATTAAAACGTTCATGTAATGGCTACTTGCTAAAATGTTCTGACGAGTCAACAAACCACATTGACCTTGATCCCATAACTGACTGTGACAGCGGAATCTCTCATTCTAATAACG gctCACAGACAACCACTTCACGCGTTGCAAGAACAATTCGAACACAAGAGGCAACTGAAATAATCAAGTCTGTAAATCGGCCAACAAGATATTTTGATGAAACTCGAATCCATTCTCCTTTGCGTTCACCAAGAtcagacaaaaataaaaatggtaataaTTTTGAACCTTTTGTGAGTAACCACACACAAAATGAAGAGTTAGTCAACTCTGTAAGTATATCTCCCAGAGTTTCAAGAACTCAGACTTTAACAGCTGAACATAATAACAACATTggtgaaaaaaattgttacgaaaTGCAAAGAATTAGAGGTCGCAGGGAAATTATGCTGgagataaataaaagtgataaaaagctaaataaagaacataaaaatgaaaagatgtTAAACGAAagcaaacttttagaaaatacTCGTGAACAAAAATACCCATTTTGGAATAAAAAACTTCAAGGGGGAAGTTTTATAGTAAAAGGTAGTCCAAAGCAAGAAATTCGCGAAACTTCTTCTACTTTTCCCAAACGCTCCGTCAAAAAAAGTAACGTTACTAACTTAGTCAATACAGgtactttttttgatgattttccGGAAGATGAACAGGTGTCACCgtttcttaataatttttatgtggctaaaaagaaaaaaaataagtttctaaacttttatcgtaagtaa